TGCCATGTAGTGTTTCTATAATAGCATCAGTCCTATTTATCCAACCATTTATTGAAGCCGCTTCAATCATAGAATATTCTCCACTTACACAGTATGCTCCAATTGGTATATTAAAATTATCATTGGCAATTTTTATAATATCCAAATAAGGAAGTGCAGGTTTTACCAATATTAAATCGGCTCCTTCTTCAATATCTAATTCAATTTCACGAATTGCCTCATTGGAGTTCCTATAATCCATTTGATATGTTTTCCTGTCTTTTATCTCTGATTTTGGAGCACTTTCTGCGGCATCCCTAAATGGACCATAAAATGAGGAAGCATATTTTGCACCGTAGCTCATTATGGGTATATCCGTGTGATTGTTTTCGTCGAGGGCTTTTCGCAGAGCTCCAACCCTACCGTCCATCATATCCGAAGGAGCAATTATATCCACGCCACTATTTGCATAAGATATGGCTATTTTTGAAAGTATGGGTAGCGTTTCATCATTTAAAACTTTATTATTTTTATAATCAATTAAACCACAATGCCCATGTGAAGTATATTCGCATAAACATGTGTCAGCAATAACTAATAAATCATTTCCCAGCTCTGCCTTTATGTTTCTTATGGCTTTTTGGATAACTCCATTTTCATCATATGCTGATGATGCAATTTCATCTTTATATTTTGGTATTCCAAATAATATTACAGCTGGAACCCCTAAATCTGCTATTTCCTTACATTCTTCAACTACGCCCTCTGTGCTAAATCTATATTGATTTGGCATTGAAGTTATTTCTTTTTTTTCACTTCCTTTTAGGGTTTCGTCAATAAATAAAGGCATTATTAAATCATTTTTTATAAGGGTAGTTTCACCGACTAAATCTCTAATTTTTTTGGTGTTTCTTAATCTTCTTGGTCTTTTTATCATGGTATTGCATCTCTATCTATTATTCGCAATAATAATAAAATATATGGTATATTGTAATATATAATATAAAGTATATAATAATATTAATAATAAAATATATTGTTGTAGCATTATATTATAATGATATCATATTAGGCATCATATAATTTATTAAATCTTGGTGGATTAATGAAACAATTTGCAGAAATTATTTCTAATTTATTTCCTTATTGGTTTATAATCTCTATGACATTACTTTTTAAAAATATCGTAGAAATAATATTAATTGGAGCATTGCCTTTTATTGTATGGGTGATTTATGCCAAATTAAAAAATCAACAATGGGATATAGAAGATAGAGCTCCAAGAATTGTGCCATTGATATTATTAATTTGTTATGGATTTTTAATATATCCTTTCATCGACCATGGATATTTAACAATGATATTTTTTATAAATTTAATAATAATATCGACTATTACAGTATTTTGGAAAATAAGTATCCATTGTTATGGGAGCTCCACAATATTAATATTATTGGCACACAAATATTATGGAGATAATACAATTTTTTTTATTGCCTTGGTATTTAATCTATTAATATTAATATCTACGATGTGGGCACGACTATATTTAAATAGACATACAAAATTGCAGGTTGGAATTGGGACATTATTGGGATTAATTATAAATATTGTGTTGATTGGCACCATAACCTGAATAACACATATAAATATTATATTAAATAAAATATAATATATTAAAATATAAAATTAATAATTTGTGAGGGAATAATATGGTAACTTTAAAAACCCCATTATCAAAGGAAATCATTAAAAAATTAAATGTTGGAGATATTGTTTATTTAAATGGTATAATTTACACAGGAAGAGATGAGGCCCATTTAACAATATTAGAAGAAGGCGAAAAACCAGAATCAAAAATAATAGTGGAAAAATTAAAACATGGCGCAATATATCATGCAGGACCAATAATGAAAAAAGAAAATAATAAATGGAAATGTGTGGCAATAGGTCCAACAACTTCCGCTAGAATGAATAATATGGAGGAAGAATTTATAAAAATAACAGATATATCTGTTATAGTTGGAAAGGGGGGCATGAAAGATGAATTATTAGATGCATTTAATGCCCATGGTGTTGTATATCTGGGAGCTCCGGGCGGTTGTGCCGCACTTCTTGCAAATTCAATAGTGGAGGTAAAAGGAGTTTATTATGAGGAGCTAGGTATGCCCGAAGCATTTTGGGAATTAGAAGTTAAAGACTTTGGGCCCCTTATTGTATCAATGGACGCCAACGGAAACAGCATTTATAAAGAAGTAAATAACATAGTTAATAAAAATTTAGAAAAAATGATACAATAAATCAACGGATATTATATTTTATATATGGAATATATAATCATGCATGATTATTATCATAAATGAGATTAAATATTATACATTAGATATTTTTGCAAATGGCGGAGGGATATTATGGAATCTTGGAACTTAAAATATAAAACAAAATGCTACAATTGTGGGAAAATCGTAGACCAAATAATTGAGATATATCCAAATCAGGCATTTGTAAAATGCTCAAATTGTGGTGCAACAAGATACTATATTTTAAAAACTGTTGAAATTGATAAAGGGAATATAATTGAAGAAGAAAAAGATAAAAAAAGAAAGTTCGACAACTGGTTATTGGAAAAAGAAGCTAAATGTTATAATTGCAATACATTATACATACAAGATATATTAATAACTGAATCTGGTATGTATGTAAGATGTAGAAATTGCGGATTTGCAAGATACTACTGGTTCCATATGATGGAAATACCAAATAAATAATTGAACGGTTATTTTTACTTTTTTTACTTTTTATTTTTTTATCCACTCTCACAATATTTTTTTATCCAATTAACAAAAAGGGCAATGAATATATATTATTATCTAAATAATAGTAATCACTATATTATTAAATAGTTGTGTGTGTGCAATACACAAAACCAAAACATTTATATAGAAGTTCAAAGGTATATTACTATATATTACTATAGGTTGGCATATAATCAATTTAAAATGACAACATTTATAATCAATGAAATTCATAATTATAATAAATTTTATACTAATTAATAAAAAAAAGGTGGTATTATGGAATTAATAGTAGCTGAGGCATATCAAGGGGATGTGGGTAAAAGCATAGTCCGTATAGACCCCATAACAATGGAAAAATTAAATTTAAAATCGGGGGATGTAGTAGAAATTGAAGGAAAAACCAAAAGTTATGCAACGGTTTGGAGAGGATATATGGAAGACCAAGGAAAGGGAATAATTAGAATGGACGGAATATTAAGACAAAATACAAAAGCTGGAATTGGGGACAAAGTTAAAATAAAAAAGACAGAAGTAAAAGAGGCAAAAAAAATAACCCTTGCTCCAATGCAGGAAGTTAGATTTGCTGGGGCATTCAATGACCATGTTAAAAGTAGATTAATGGGACAAGTTGTTGGAAAAGGCTCAAAAGTTGTAATAGGGGTACTTGGAACAGCATTTCCATTTATAGTGGTAAATACATCCCCAAAAGGGGCTGTAAAAATTACAGAATTTACAGATTTCGACATAAAAACTGAACCTGTATCAGAAATAAAAGAATCTAAAATACCAGATATAATTTACGACGATATTGGGGGATTAAAAGAAGAAGTTAAAAAAATTAGGGAGATGGTGGAGCTCCCTATGAGATACCCAGAATTATTTGATAAATTAGGTATCGAACCACCAAAAGGAGTTTTACTCGCAGGACCTCCGGGAACAGGTAAAACACTACTTGCAAAAGCCGTAGCTAATGAAGCAGGAGCTAATTTCTATACCATAAATGGTCCGGAAATTATGAGTAAATATGTTGGAGAGACAGAAGAAAATTTAAGAAAGATATTTGAAGATGCTGAGGAAGAAGCTCCAAGTATCATATTCATTGATGAAATTGATAGCGTAGCTCCAAAAAGAGATGAAGCTTCTGGTGAAGTTGAAAGAAGAATGGTAGCTCAGCTCCTTACGCTGATGGATGGATTAGGCGGAAGAGGACAGGTCGTAGTAATTGCAGCCACAAATAGGCCTGACTCATTAGATGGTGCATTAAGAAGACCAGGAAGATTTGATAGAGAATTAACCATTGGTGTTCCAGATAGAAAAGGTAGAAAAGAAATTCTACAAATACATACAAGAAATATGCCACTCGAAAATGTGGATTTAGACTATTTGGCAGATGTTACACATGGTTTTGTTGGTGCTGATTTAGCTTCATTGTGTAAAGAGGCGGCAATGAAAACACTTAGAAGATTACTTCCAGATATTGACTTAGAAAAAGAAGAAATACCTGCGGAAATTCTTGAAAACATTAAAGTAACAATGAAAGACTTTAAAGAAGCTTTAAAAGAAGTTGAACCATCAGCATTAAGAGAAGTTCTTGTTGAAGTTCCAAATGTGAGATGGGAGGACATTGGAGGATTAGATGAGATAAAACAAGACCTCATTGAAGCTGTTGAATGGCCCATAAAAAATAAAGAAGTATTCGAAAAAATGGGAATTCGACCACCTAAGGGAGTATTATTATTCGGTCCGCCTGGAACAGGTAAAACCATGCTTGCAAAAGCCGTAGCTAATGAATCACAAGCTAACTTCATAAGCGTAAAAGGTCCAGAAATATTCTCAAAATGGGTCGGAGAAAGCGAAAAGGCAATCAGAGAAATGTTTAAAAAAGCAAGACAGGCAGCCCCTACTGTGATATTCTTTGATGAAATTGACAGTATTGCTCCAACAAGAGGTTCAGATATGGGAGGAAGTGGAGTTGCTGAAAAAGTTGTAAATCAACTTTTAACAGAACTTGATGGATTAGAAGAACCAAAAGATGTTGTAGTTGTTGCAGCTACAAATAGGCCAGATATGCTTGATTCTGCGTTATTGAGGCCAGGGCGATTGGATAGAATTGTGCTTGTTCCAGTCCCAAATAGTGATGCAAGATACAAAATATTCGAAGTTCATGCCAAAAATATGCCAATAGCCGAAGAAGTAGATTTAAAGAAACTTGCAGAAGAAACAGAAGGATACACAGGAGCTGACATTGAAGCAATATGTAGGGAAGCTGCAATGACAGCACTTAGAGAAAATATAAATGCTGAAAAAGTTGAGTTAAAACACTTTAAGAAGGCAATGAAAAAAATAAGACCATCTGTTAAAGAAGGAGATATGGCAGTTTATGAAAAATTGGCAAAAGAATACAGTGGAAGCTCCGAGGCTGACGAAGAAGAAAACGAAGAAAATTAATTAAATAATTAATTTTTCTATTTTCTATTTTCTATTTTTTGATATTTTTCCATTATTTTTAATTTTTATTCTATGGGTAATTCTATTTTCACGAATATTTATATATTATTATATCCTATTATATATCATGTCAAAAAATAAAATAATAAGGGACCCAATATATAAAGATGTGTTAATCAATAGTGGCGAAATTGATATAATTGACAGCCCAGAAGTTCAAAGATTAAGAAATATAAAGCAAACAGGTTTAA
The window above is part of the Methanococcus aeolicus Nankai-3 genome. Proteins encoded here:
- the hemB gene encoding porphobilinogen synthase — translated: MIKRPRRLRNTKKIRDLVGETTLIKNDLIMPLFIDETLKGSEKKEITSMPNQYRFSTEGVVEECKEIADLGVPAVILFGIPKYKDEIASSAYDENGVIQKAIRNIKAELGNDLLVIADTCLCEYTSHGHCGLIDYKNNKVLNDETLPILSKIAISYANSGVDIIAPSDMMDGRVGALRKALDENNHTDIPIMSYGAKYASSFYGPFRDAAESAPKSEIKDRKTYQMDYRNSNEAIREIELDIEEGADLILVKPALPYLDIIKIANDNFNIPIGAYCVSGEYSMIEAASINGWINRTDAIIETLHGIKRAGASFIINYWAKEIAKYL
- a CDS encoding FumA C-terminus/TtdB family hydratase beta subunit, yielding MVTLKTPLSKEIIKKLNVGDIVYLNGIIYTGRDEAHLTILEEGEKPESKIIVEKLKHGAIYHAGPIMKKENNKWKCVAIGPTTSARMNNMEEEFIKITDISVIVGKGGMKDELLDAFNAHGVVYLGAPGGCAALLANSIVEVKGVYYEELGMPEAFWELEVKDFGPLIVSMDANGNSIYKEVNNIVNKNLEKMIQ
- a CDS encoding CDC48 family AAA ATPase — translated: MELIVAEAYQGDVGKSIVRIDPITMEKLNLKSGDVVEIEGKTKSYATVWRGYMEDQGKGIIRMDGILRQNTKAGIGDKVKIKKTEVKEAKKITLAPMQEVRFAGAFNDHVKSRLMGQVVGKGSKVVIGVLGTAFPFIVVNTSPKGAVKITEFTDFDIKTEPVSEIKESKIPDIIYDDIGGLKEEVKKIREMVELPMRYPELFDKLGIEPPKGVLLAGPPGTGKTLLAKAVANEAGANFYTINGPEIMSKYVGETEENLRKIFEDAEEEAPSIIFIDEIDSVAPKRDEASGEVERRMVAQLLTLMDGLGGRGQVVVIAATNRPDSLDGALRRPGRFDRELTIGVPDRKGRKEILQIHTRNMPLENVDLDYLADVTHGFVGADLASLCKEAAMKTLRRLLPDIDLEKEEIPAEILENIKVTMKDFKEALKEVEPSALREVLVEVPNVRWEDIGGLDEIKQDLIEAVEWPIKNKEVFEKMGIRPPKGVLLFGPPGTGKTMLAKAVANESQANFISVKGPEIFSKWVGESEKAIREMFKKARQAAPTVIFFDEIDSIAPTRGSDMGGSGVAEKVVNQLLTELDGLEEPKDVVVVAATNRPDMLDSALLRPGRLDRIVLVPVPNSDARYKIFEVHAKNMPIAEEVDLKKLAEETEGYTGADIEAICREAAMTALRENINAEKVELKHFKKAMKKIRPSVKEGDMAVYEKLAKEYSGSSEADEEENEEN